The Raoultibacter phocaeensis genome includes a window with the following:
- a CDS encoding helix-turn-helix domain-containing protein: protein MDELRGKPTADKGLWDVKGNIVDYVLVIVGFGLCRAWIVSCLSASIASVGSRTDWVFLLAGAASAALTALVLTRFVGSLPRMHEKLTDVMTGLILGSAVCIPAAAWLDSPTLLMLGVIIGGAGAGLLQVTWGERFAAQNLFFSLTCAPAAAIVTGIVLAMSSTDNQLTFVVLPILSLALLVLECKRCKIEWKTGLPEGVVEEDLEETVLPTDANGRPRERVRLNKDSAKLMISIMVFSFLVRAFDAFPVSGDDPFAMVGGSGAFSLVIVGAIFLGISFLLKDRMNVSFVYRLSLPIMIGGLIAIALIFEHRNYFSVLAISIGYELFDILSWVLFSEIARRGGRQAVPYVFGIGVAYTFIGMAAGYVLSAVLSPMVATGDIRIGSVALIAILCLVIIAFMVLPESAISSILSMKKSSKKVEAPEPATETEQEPAATLEEKCCGIAEECGLTPREEEVLAFLARGRTLNIVARDLHIAKNTARTHIEKIYQKTDIHKQQELIDYVEAWEPQQPEA from the coding sequence ATGGACGAGCTGCGAGGGAAGCCCACCGCCGATAAAGGACTGTGGGACGTAAAGGGAAACATCGTCGACTACGTGCTGGTCATCGTAGGCTTCGGTCTGTGCAGGGCATGGATCGTCTCATGCCTTTCCGCATCGATCGCAAGCGTGGGTTCGCGCACCGATTGGGTGTTTCTCCTTGCCGGAGCCGCATCGGCGGCGCTCACCGCACTCGTGCTCACGCGTTTCGTCGGCAGCCTTCCGCGGATGCACGAGAAGCTGACCGATGTTATGACGGGACTCATCCTCGGATCAGCGGTGTGCATACCGGCCGCCGCATGGCTCGATTCCCCCACCCTGCTGATGCTCGGCGTGATCATCGGCGGAGCGGGCGCGGGCTTGCTTCAGGTTACGTGGGGTGAGCGGTTCGCGGCTCAGAACCTGTTCTTCTCGCTCACCTGCGCACCCGCCGCAGCCATCGTTACGGGCATCGTGCTCGCCATGTCCTCGACCGATAACCAACTTACGTTCGTCGTGCTGCCGATTCTCTCGCTTGCGCTTCTTGTCCTCGAATGCAAGCGCTGCAAGATCGAATGGAAAACCGGTCTTCCCGAAGGCGTCGTCGAAGAGGATCTGGAAGAAACCGTGCTGCCCACCGATGCGAACGGCAGGCCCCGCGAGCGCGTGCGCCTGAACAAAGACTCGGCGAAGCTCATGATTTCGATCATGGTGTTCTCGTTTCTGGTCCGCGCGTTCGACGCGTTTCCCGTAAGCGGCGACGATCCGTTCGCTATGGTCGGCGGCAGCGGCGCGTTCAGCCTCGTCATCGTAGGCGCGATATTCCTCGGCATCTCGTTTCTGCTGAAAGATCGGATGAACGTCTCGTTCGTGTACCGGCTTTCGCTTCCCATCATGATCGGCGGGCTGATCGCGATCGCCTTGATTTTCGAGCACCGCAATTACTTCTCGGTACTCGCCATCAGCATCGGCTACGAATTGTTCGACATTCTCTCGTGGGTGCTGTTCAGCGAGATCGCCCGCCGCGGCGGTCGCCAAGCCGTACCGTATGTGTTCGGAATCGGTGTGGCGTACACGTTCATCGGCATGGCCGCCGGATACGTGCTGAGCGCCGTACTGAGTCCGATGGTGGCAACGGGCGATATACGCATCGGCTCGGTCGCGCTCATCGCGATCCTCTGCCTGGTCATCATCGCGTTCATGGTGCTACCTGAAAGCGCCATTTCGTCGATCCTCTCTATGAAGAAATCGAGCAAGAAGGTCGAAGCGCCCGAGCCTGCCACCGAAACGGAACAGGAACCGGCGGCAACGCTCGAAGAGAAATGCTGCGGCATCGCCGAAGAATGCGGGCTTACCCCACGCGAGGAAGAGGTGCTCGCGTTTCTCGCGCGGGGCCGCACGCTCAACATCGTCGCGCGCGACCTGCACATCGCGAAAAACACAGCCCGCACCCATATCGAAAAGATCTACCAGAAAACCGACATACACAAGCAGCAGGAACTCATCGACTACGTGGAGGCATGGGAGCCGCAGCAGCCCGAAGCGTAA
- a CDS encoding cytochrome c3 family protein, translating into MTNATTKPTNKALAALAVTVMMLVLAVVLGSVVGCSPQESAPAASVEQTPKEDPMASQTVEWTMDIDCKTCHTTETESMADAGIPQASEHGDLQCNQCHTEEAVLKTAHEGVTYADKPASKPTVITVDAETCQTPDCHGTMEEMAVITADNQEFKDEKGKVQNPHDYPSNEQHDLMNPTCTDCHNIHSDNLQKDAMMWCAQCHHKGVFQCGTCHELRERAV; encoded by the coding sequence ATGACGAACGCAACTACGAAACCAACCAACAAGGCGCTTGCCGCTTTGGCCGTCACGGTCATGATGCTGGTGCTCGCCGTCGTTCTCGGATCGGTTGTCGGGTGCTCTCCGCAGGAAAGCGCACCTGCCGCTTCCGTGGAGCAGACGCCGAAGGAAGATCCGATGGCCTCGCAGACGGTCGAATGGACGATGGACATCGACTGCAAGACCTGCCATACCACCGAGACCGAATCCATGGCCGATGCGGGCATCCCGCAGGCTTCCGAGCATGGCGATCTGCAGTGCAACCAGTGCCATACCGAGGAAGCCGTGCTGAAGACAGCGCACGAAGGCGTCACGTACGCCGACAAGCCCGCCTCCAAGCCGACGGTGATCACGGTCGATGCCGAAACGTGCCAGACCCCCGATTGCCACGGCACCATGGAGGAAATGGCAGTCATCACGGCTGACAACCAGGAGTTCAAGGACGAAAAGGGCAAGGTCCAGAACCCGCACGACTACCCGAGCAACGAACAGCACGATTTGATGAACCCGACATGCACCGATTGCCACAACATCCACTCTGACAACCTCCAGAAGGATGCGATGATGTGGTGCGCACAGTGCCATCACAAGGGCGTCTTCCAGTGCGGCACCTGCCACGAACTGCGCGAACGCGCTGTGTAG
- a CDS encoding FAD-dependent oxidoreductase, whose translation MSEGLSRRNFLKSAAVAGAALAGTAALAGCSSGASGASGSAAPSGDWLPSSWDYETDVVVIGYGGAGMWSSLVAADEGGSEVIILEKAPIEGGGNSRINNGEWTVIKDEKVFRDYCVAFGHGMIEEDMIDAYIAEGVRHTEYADKYGMTYEVAEQALAGTIPEYWFLDDGKYAGCIGVAAVDGFGMTTFHELEAKREELGLPITLLFGCTDEHLIQNPENKEIVGVKFLENGTEKTVKARKGVCMCTGGFEFNEELKNTYLSIYPFKFEGWRFNTGDGIRMVEEVGAKLWHMNMVISTTAMWTRDPEFDFAIFAGPQSDAFFTVNRLGKRFQNESKTGGTAHNGWHTLMSFSDAIDDYDRIPSWQIFDQKGIDGGPMGTQQGGWFECGNYATDLPDELRDWDGWTDDNQYEIERGWVLKGDTLEDLAKKIKDFDHWMDYETLKATFDEYQSYCDAGKDPRFDRELTVEDNKLTEEGPYYAISIYPGSCSTLGGPKKNANAQVLDPAGNVIPRLYAAGSFGNFQAHSYGITGGNNSENMVWGRIGGRHCASLEPWDAADKK comes from the coding sequence ATGAGCGAAGGATTGTCTCGTCGTAATTTCCTGAAGAGCGCTGCTGTCGCCGGTGCCGCACTTGCTGGAACCGCCGCTTTGGCCGGCTGCTCGTCGGGAGCGTCGGGCGCATCGGGCTCCGCGGCCCCCTCGGGCGATTGGCTGCCGAGTTCGTGGGATTACGAGACCGACGTTGTCGTCATCGGCTACGGCGGAGCGGGCATGTGGTCGTCCCTCGTGGCTGCCGACGAAGGCGGCTCCGAGGTCATCATCCTCGAAAAAGCTCCCATCGAGGGCGGCGGCAACAGCCGTATCAACAACGGTGAGTGGACGGTCATCAAAGACGAGAAGGTATTCCGCGATTACTGCGTCGCATTCGGTCACGGTATGATCGAAGAGGATATGATCGACGCCTACATCGCCGAAGGCGTGCGCCACACCGAGTACGCCGACAAGTACGGCATGACCTACGAGGTTGCCGAGCAGGCACTTGCGGGCACCATTCCCGAGTACTGGTTCCTCGACGACGGCAAGTACGCTGGTTGCATCGGCGTCGCTGCGGTAGACGGTTTCGGTATGACCACGTTCCATGAGCTCGAGGCGAAGCGCGAAGAGCTCGGCCTTCCGATCACGCTTTTGTTCGGTTGCACCGATGAGCATCTGATCCAGAACCCCGAGAACAAGGAAATCGTCGGTGTTAAGTTCCTCGAGAACGGCACCGAGAAAACCGTCAAAGCTCGCAAGGGCGTGTGCATGTGCACGGGCGGCTTCGAGTTCAACGAGGAGCTTAAGAACACCTACCTGAGCATCTATCCCTTCAAGTTCGAGGGATGGCGCTTCAATACCGGAGACGGCATCCGCATGGTAGAAGAAGTGGGCGCGAAGCTCTGGCACATGAACATGGTCATCTCCACGACCGCCATGTGGACTCGCGATCCCGAGTTCGACTTCGCCATCTTCGCCGGCCCGCAGTCCGATGCGTTCTTCACGGTGAATCGCCTCGGCAAGCGCTTCCAGAACGAATCGAAGACCGGCGGCACCGCGCACAACGGCTGGCATACGCTCATGTCGTTCAGCGACGCCATCGACGACTACGACCGTATTCCGTCGTGGCAGATCTTCGACCAGAAGGGCATCGACGGCGGCCCGATGGGCACGCAGCAGGGCGGCTGGTTCGAGTGCGGTAACTACGCGACCGACCTTCCCGACGAGCTGCGCGACTGGGACGGCTGGACCGACGATAACCAGTACGAGATCGAGCGCGGCTGGGTGCTCAAGGGCGATACGCTTGAGGATCTTGCCAAGAAGATCAAAGATTTCGATCACTGGATGGACTACGAGACGCTTAAAGCGACCTTCGATGAGTACCAGAGCTACTGCGACGCCGGCAAAGACCCGCGTTTCGATCGCGAGCTCACGGTCGAGGACAACAAGCTTACCGAAGAGGGACCGTATTACGCCATCTCGATCTATCCTGGTTCTTGCTCGACGCTCGGCGGCCCGAAGAAGAACGCAAACGCCCAGGTGCTCGATCCTGCGGGCAACGTGATTCCGCGTTTGTACGCGGCAGGCAGCTTCGGCAACTTCCAGGCCCACAGCTACGGCATCACCGGCGGCAACAACTCCGAGAACATGGTATGGGGCCGCATCGGCGGACGCCACTGCGCAAGCCTCGAGCCGTGGGATGCAGCCGACAAGAAGTAA
- the mscL gene encoding large conductance mechanosensitive channel protein MscL, with protein sequence MKKFFEEFKEFINRGNVVDLAVAVVIGAAFTAIVNSVVSDLIMPIVGVVTGGIDFTDMKWTIPIGAGESSIAYGNFINAVIQFLIIAFVVFLIVKALNKAKGLTAKSKHDEDKKAPKCPYCLEEVAEGATRCPHCTAELPEPAKATVKAK encoded by the coding sequence ATGAAGAAGTTTTTCGAAGAGTTCAAAGAGTTCATCAACCGCGGCAACGTAGTCGACCTCGCCGTCGCCGTCGTCATCGGCGCTGCGTTCACGGCCATCGTCAACTCGGTCGTATCCGACCTCATCATGCCCATCGTCGGAGTGGTTACGGGCGGCATCGATTTCACCGACATGAAGTGGACCATCCCCATAGGTGCCGGCGAATCATCCATCGCATACGGTAATTTCATCAACGCCGTCATCCAGTTCCTCATTATCGCGTTTGTGGTGTTCCTCATCGTTAAGGCGCTCAACAAGGCGAAGGGTCTCACGGCCAAGAGCAAACACGATGAGGACAAGAAAGCCCCGAAGTGCCCGTACTGCCTCGAAGAAGTGGCCGAAGGCGCAACCCGCTGCCCGCACTGCACCGCCGAGCTCCCCGAGCCCGCGAAGGCGACGGTGAAGGCGAAGTAG
- the nrdD gene encoding anaerobic ribonucleoside-triphosphate reductase, with protein MAQATMQQVSGIDVSIEYKNEGDAPVSEKEINAYIARAHELYPTDTLEWLKLEVDGEDIGISYGLAPVPFDRIRRITGYLVGTMDRWNNAKSAEEHDRVKHGTDRSEAVFACSNGC; from the coding sequence ATGGCACAGGCGACTATGCAGCAGGTATCTGGAATCGACGTGAGCATCGAGTACAAGAACGAGGGCGATGCTCCGGTATCCGAAAAGGAAATCAACGCGTATATCGCCCGTGCGCACGAACTCTATCCTACCGATACGCTCGAGTGGCTCAAGCTCGAAGTGGACGGGGAAGATATCGGCATCAGCTATGGCCTTGCTCCCGTGCCGTTCGATCGCATCCGCCGCATAACAGGCTATCTGGTGGGTACCATGGATCGTTGGAACAACGCGAAAAGCGCTGAAGAGCACGATCGCGTGAAGCACGGCACCGATCGCAGCGAGGCTGTGTTCGCGTGTTCGAACGGGTGCTAG
- the menH gene encoding 2-succinyl-6-hydroxy-2,4-cyclohexadiene-1-carboxylate synthase → MVDVRETYFVYGGIRYHVVEWGDPDALPVVLLHGFAQSVATWSVVAPLLAAKRRVIALDFVGHGKSDKPDDPTVYEMDAVLDALFAFLRDRFKRKVALVGYSMGGRIALSFACRYPTKVSMLVLESAGLGPKTAQQHAAMQHRDAEMIERLLACDIASFMDWWEGFSLFESQKHLPETVRERVRAERVANDSKALALTVRGTGQHAMVDFSEKIGRLPMPILYIAGILDRKYLKIAENLAHGENVSCVLLNAGHNTHLEDPETFAAQVSMFLDKQAKRAGR, encoded by the coding sequence ATGGTAGATGTGCGGGAAACCTACTTCGTATACGGGGGGATACGCTATCACGTGGTCGAGTGGGGCGATCCCGATGCTTTGCCCGTCGTGCTGTTGCACGGTTTCGCCCAGAGCGTGGCCACGTGGAGCGTCGTCGCCCCCTTGCTTGCGGCCAAACGCCGCGTCATAGCCCTCGACTTCGTAGGTCACGGGAAAAGCGATAAGCCCGATGATCCGACCGTCTACGAGATGGATGCGGTGCTCGACGCGCTCTTCGCCTTCCTCCGCGATCGCTTCAAGCGCAAGGTGGCGCTTGTCGGCTACTCGATGGGGGGCCGCATCGCGCTTTCCTTCGCTTGCAGGTATCCGACCAAAGTCTCGATGCTCGTGCTCGAAAGCGCAGGGCTGGGGCCGAAAACAGCCCAGCAGCATGCAGCTATGCAGCATCGCGATGCGGAGATGATCGAGCGGCTGCTTGCCTGTGACATCGCATCGTTCATGGACTGGTGGGAAGGGTTTTCGCTCTTCGAATCCCAGAAGCATCTGCCCGAAACCGTGCGAGAGCGCGTGCGCGCCGAGCGGGTGGCAAACGATTCCAAGGCGCTTGCTTTGACGGTGCGCGGTACAGGTCAGCACGCCATGGTCGATTTTTCGGAGAAAATCGGCCGCCTTCCCATGCCGATTTTGTACATTGCGGGAATTCTTGACCGAAAATACCTCAAAATAGCGGAGAATCTTGCCCATGGAGAGAACGTCTCATGCGTGCTGCTCAATGCGGGGCACAACACCCACCTCGAAGATCCCGAAACGTTCGCCGCGCAGGTGAGCATGTTTTTGGACAAACAGGCAAAGCGCGCGGGCCGTTAG
- a CDS encoding ACT domain-containing protein, translated as MKCVVSVLGKDRSGIVAAVSNVLAQCGANIDDISQTILDDIFSMTMLVTIDTDAADFNTVQEKLTAVGEDLGVQVITQREDVFQYMYKV; from the coding sequence ATGAAATGCGTCGTATCGGTTTTGGGCAAAGATAGAAGCGGCATCGTAGCTGCCGTGTCGAACGTGCTTGCGCAGTGCGGGGCCAACATCGACGACATCAGCCAGACGATTCTCGACGACATTTTCTCGATGACGATGCTTGTGACCATCGACACCGATGCTGCCGACTTCAATACGGTGCAGGAGAAGCTCACTGCGGTAGGCGAGGACCTCGGCGTTCAAGTGATCACCCAGCGCGAGGATGTCTTTCAGTATATGTACAAGGTGTAG
- the folE gene encoding GTP cyclohydrolase I FolE has translation MDAAKIEQGVRLILEGIGEDPDREGLQKTPARVAKMYEEVFAGMTEDPSEHFETLFDEHHEEMVLVRDIPFYSMCEHHLVPFFGLAHVAYIPAANGRICGLSKLARLVDAFAKRPQVQERLTSQIADTLIEHLHPQGVIVVLEAEHMCMSMRGVKKPGARTTTSAVRGSFERSQATRNEALSLIFAPKRPM, from the coding sequence ATGGATGCAGCGAAAATCGAACAGGGAGTGCGGCTGATACTCGAAGGGATCGGGGAGGATCCCGATCGCGAGGGGTTGCAAAAGACGCCCGCGCGCGTGGCGAAAATGTACGAAGAGGTATTCGCGGGCATGACCGAAGACCCCTCGGAGCATTTTGAGACGCTCTTCGACGAACATCATGAAGAAATGGTGCTCGTGCGCGACATCCCCTTCTACTCGATGTGCGAGCACCATCTTGTGCCGTTCTTCGGATTGGCGCACGTGGCGTACATACCCGCCGCGAACGGCCGCATTTGCGGGTTGTCGAAACTGGCCCGGCTGGTCGATGCTTTTGCGAAGCGGCCTCAGGTGCAAGAGCGCTTGACCTCGCAAATTGCCGACACGCTCATCGAGCATCTGCATCCTCAGGGCGTGATCGTGGTGCTCGAGGCGGAGCACATGTGCATGAGCATGCGCGGTGTGAAGAAGCCGGGAGCGCGCACGACCACAAGTGCGGTTCGCGGTAGTTTCGAGCGTAGCCAGGCAACACGCAACGAGGCGCTTTCGCTCATATTCGCGCCGAAACGTCCGATGTAA
- the menD gene encoding 2-succinyl-5-enolpyruvyl-6-hydroxy-3-cyclohexene-1-carboxylic-acid synthase, with the protein MPDCTDTPRASALFLSAFFDELACAGVRDVVVSSGSRSTPLAMVAHESSLNLYVDIDERGAAFFALGLAKASGRPVCIICTSGTAVANYYPAVLEAESSRVPLIVLSGDRPPRLQNLGAPQTCDQLKAYGDHVRHFQQMPLPSAEPRDIAFARQMAKTAFFKAAGFPAQKRDGGEPFYGCAGNAGPVHVNFPFDEPLKPDLSVSGLFTVGRTRAKIGDRGMVAETSLADDQTERIIATIEGKRTVALVGEGTCFSRADAQALLDWAHRFSIPLLADPLSGMRSLDDTLVIDAYDSIFAHGEQPRIECVIRFGRYPVSKSCFSSVCSGAATQGVQKASAANADASGVSESSVAPDVRDLPDGGERPVQIVVDAVETRDFNAATDLFVRCDPLAFVNAMRRAARDVLVDDVREASARAWEACNDAARVRTERALAAHPSDEAAVVAKALELAPDGSLVFAANSMSVRLIDAVYLKSNKRLTVLCNRGLNGIDGTVSSALGAAQLFAQTTFITGDLTMLHDLNALALQRELIEHHGGSDAPSIVIVLLNNRGGGIFDTLPQKSEEPYFERLFLTPHSVDFAQATQAFGVPHALASTTDEFELAYETMRGTPGITLIEVPFALDGFRERFGRCR; encoded by the coding sequence ATGCCTGATTGCACCGACACGCCCCGTGCATCTGCGCTGTTCCTTTCCGCGTTTTTCGACGAACTCGCCTGCGCTGGGGTGCGCGATGTGGTGGTGAGTTCCGGATCGCGCTCGACGCCGCTTGCCATGGTTGCCCACGAAAGCAGCCTGAACCTGTACGTGGACATCGATGAGCGCGGAGCGGCGTTCTTTGCGCTGGGGCTTGCGAAGGCGTCGGGGAGGCCGGTGTGTATCATCTGCACGTCGGGGACGGCGGTAGCCAACTACTACCCGGCGGTGCTCGAAGCGGAATCGTCGCGCGTGCCGCTGATCGTGCTTTCGGGCGATAGGCCGCCGCGCCTGCAGAACCTCGGAGCTCCGCAAACCTGCGATCAGCTCAAAGCGTACGGAGACCATGTACGCCACTTCCAGCAGATGCCGCTTCCGAGCGCCGAGCCGCGCGACATCGCGTTCGCGCGTCAGATGGCGAAGACCGCGTTCTTCAAGGCGGCGGGTTTTCCCGCGCAAAAGCGCGACGGCGGCGAGCCCTTTTACGGATGTGCCGGAAACGCGGGGCCCGTGCACGTGAACTTCCCCTTCGATGAGCCGCTCAAACCCGATCTTTCGGTTAGCGGGTTGTTTACGGTTGGTCGAACCCGGGCGAAAATCGGCGACCGCGGCATGGTTGCCGAGACCTCGCTGGCCGACGATCAGACAGAGCGCATCATCGCAACGATCGAAGGCAAACGGACGGTCGCGCTCGTGGGCGAAGGCACGTGTTTCAGCCGCGCCGATGCGCAAGCGCTCCTCGATTGGGCGCACCGCTTTTCGATTCCGCTTCTTGCCGATCCGCTCAGCGGAATGCGCTCCTTAGACGACACGCTGGTGATCGACGCATACGACAGCATATTCGCACACGGCGAACAGCCGCGTATCGAGTGCGTGATCCGCTTCGGCCGCTACCCCGTTTCGAAAAGCTGCTTTTCGTCGGTGTGCTCGGGCGCGGCCACGCAGGGGGTGCAGAAAGCATCGGCTGCAAATGCGGACGCATCGGGCGTGTCGGAGTCGAGTGTGGCACCCGACGTACGCGATCTTCCCGATGGTGGCGAGCGTCCTGTGCAGATCGTCGTCGATGCAGTGGAAACACGCGATTTCAACGCAGCGACCGATCTGTTCGTTCGCTGCGATCCCCTAGCCTTCGTCAACGCGATGCGAAGGGCTGCTCGAGACGTCCTTGTCGATGACGTGCGGGAAGCGAGTGCTCGCGCATGGGAGGCGTGCAACGATGCGGCTCGTGTACGTACCGAACGCGCCCTCGCTGCGCATCCGTCCGACGAGGCCGCCGTTGTCGCAAAAGCGCTCGAGCTCGCGCCTGACGGCTCGCTCGTGTTCGCTGCAAACTCGATGTCCGTCCGTCTGATCGATGCGGTGTACCTCAAATCGAACAAGCGCCTTACCGTGTTGTGCAACCGCGGGCTGAACGGCATCGACGGAACGGTTTCGTCGGCTCTGGGAGCCGCCCAGCTGTTTGCGCAGACCACGTTTATTACGGGCGATCTCACGATGCTGCACGACCTCAACGCGCTCGCCTTGCAGCGCGAGCTCATCGAGCACCACGGCGGAAGCGATGCACCGAGCATCGTCATCGTCTTGCTCAACAACCGGGGCGGCGGCATTTTCGATACCCTGCCGCAGAAATCGGAAGAACCGTACTTCGAGCGGCTGTTCCTTACGCCGCACTCCGTCGATTTTGCGCAGGCGACACAGGCGTTCGGCGTACCGCACGCGCTCGCCAGCACGACAGACGAGTTCGAGCTGGCCTACGAGACGATGCGGGGGACTCCGGGCATAACCCTGATCGAGGTTCCGTTCGCGCTTGACGGTTTCAGGGAGCGGTTCGGGCGGTGCCGCTAG
- a CDS encoding peptidylprolyl isomerase, producing MAQVIKPLYTPRYVPTGTEVAVIETNKGTIRAKLNGTGAPLTVGNFVELALKGFYDGLNFHGRQEGDVVVGGCPVTRPLMPQQVRMGVREQLRGIHPGVGDPGYVIKDEWENNPDNHHLEGSLSLTHKAKPDSGSCQFFFSLADHPEYDDKFTVFGTVTEGFDVVHALRIGDEIKRITIEGAHELPDDSELPETITVASEDAEEGEREVPNPDYLAMQALGRMLGKKAAI from the coding sequence ATGGCTCAGGTTATCAAACCGCTCTATACGCCGCGCTACGTTCCAACGGGCACCGAGGTGGCCGTTATCGAGACGAACAAAGGGACAATCCGCGCAAAGCTCAACGGCACCGGCGCGCCTTTGACGGTGGGCAACTTCGTCGAACTGGCGCTCAAGGGATTCTACGACGGACTGAACTTCCACGGTCGTCAGGAGGGCGATGTCGTGGTGGGCGGATGCCCGGTCACGCGTCCGCTCATGCCCCAGCAGGTGCGCATGGGGGTGCGCGAGCAGCTGCGCGGCATTCATCCGGGCGTCGGCGATCCGGGATACGTGATCAAAGACGAGTGGGAGAACAATCCCGATAACCATCATCTCGAGGGGTCGCTATCGCTCACGCACAAGGCCAAGCCCGATAGCGGCAGCTGCCAGTTCTTCTTCTCGCTCGCCGATCATCCCGAGTACGACGACAAGTTCACCGTGTTCGGAACGGTAACAGAAGGGTTCGATGTCGTCCATGCGCTGCGCATTGGCGACGAGATCAAACGCATAACCATCGAGGGAGCCCACGAGCTTCCCGATGACAGCGAGCTTCCCGAAACCATCACCGTCGCAAGCGAAGATGCCGAGGAAGGCGAGCGCGAAGTGCCGAATCCCGACTACCTGGCCATGCAGGCGCTCGGGAGGATGCTCGGAAAGAAAGCGGCCATCTAG
- a CDS encoding isochorismate synthase, producing the protein MTKIYTYTQPVDADIVDAFCVLQKGFTDQFVFYDKARKARFLGLGRCIALPSLREVEYELQGDGAEPPILFSFNRFDADNPKPADELFASFPRLSLMLPEVVLIENEHGKFLQINSLGPVYAGRVARFSRHIEEAKPRTCTTIPFTLERDSRETWAQAVTEGLSAIEAGRVDKVVLSRRQKIVAAHPFSSKDLLVNLIDGPARGTVLLYRYGDVFFCGCTPELLVRKNGPSVESMCLAGTTSVGASEQERQRLASELLRDGKNLQEHAYVVDFIREVFRRNCHDVEIPRDPGILALQHVQHLYTPATAQVLEGKTLMGLMSELHPTPALSGTPVGEALMLIRQIEAYNRGFFGGAAGYVDGDGNGEFTVALRTGVFDGEIGWVYAGCGIVAGSAADDEYDEIDMKLKTILSAFDGGSRAADALDGEGGEGAGVNCDALDGDENGAAGSENAPGVPRGGERQPSTRGGADA; encoded by the coding sequence GTGACGAAAATCTATACGTATACGCAACCCGTCGACGCCGATATCGTCGATGCGTTCTGTGTGCTCCAAAAAGGCTTTACCGATCAATTCGTGTTCTACGACAAAGCGAGAAAGGCGCGGTTTCTGGGACTTGGCCGGTGCATTGCGCTGCCGAGTTTGCGGGAGGTCGAATACGAGCTGCAAGGCGATGGTGCCGAGCCGCCGATCCTCTTCTCGTTCAATCGGTTCGATGCCGACAACCCCAAGCCCGCTGACGAGCTGTTCGCATCGTTTCCGCGGCTGTCGCTCATGCTTCCCGAAGTGGTGCTCATCGAAAACGAGCATGGGAAGTTTTTGCAGATCAACAGCTTGGGGCCTGTGTATGCGGGTCGGGTTGCTCGATTCTCGCGACACATCGAGGAAGCGAAGCCGCGCACCTGCACGACGATCCCGTTTACCCTCGAGCGCGATTCGCGCGAGACGTGGGCGCAGGCAGTGACCGAGGGACTTTCCGCGATCGAAGCCGGCAGGGTGGATAAGGTGGTGCTGTCGAGGCGGCAGAAGATTGTGGCGGCGCACCCGTTCTCTTCGAAAGATCTGCTCGTGAACCTCATCGATGGGCCAGCGCGGGGCACCGTGCTTCTGTACCGGTACGGCGATGTGTTCTTCTGCGGTTGCACGCCCGAGCTGCTCGTGCGCAAAAACGGCCCGTCGGTCGAGAGCATGTGCCTGGCGGGAACCACCTCCGTCGGCGCAAGCGAGCAAGAGCGCCAACGCTTGGCCTCGGAGCTTCTGCGCGACGGGAAAAACCTCCAAGAGCACGCCTACGTGGTCGATTTCATCCGCGAGGTATTCAGGCGAAACTGCCACGATGTCGAAATTCCCCGTGATCCGGGCATCCTTGCGCTCCAGCACGTCCAGCACCTCTACACGCCTGCGACGGCTCAGGTGCTCGAAGGCAAAACGCTCATGGGCCTCATGTCCGAACTGCATCCCACTCCTGCACTGTCGGGTACGCCTGTCGGCGAAGCGCTCATGCTGATCCGGCAGATCGAGGCGTACAACCGCGGGTTCTTCGGCGGCGCGGCGGGATATGTGGACGGCGACGGCAACGGCGAGTTCACCGTTGCGCTGCGCACGGGCGTGTTCGATGGCGAGATCGGGTGGGTGTACGCCGGATGCGGCATCGTGGCGGGAAGCGCTGCCGATGATGAGTACGACGAGATCGACATGAAACTCAAGACCATCCTGAGCGCGTTTGATGGGGGCAGCCGTGCGGCCGATGCGCTCGATGGAGAAGGCGGCGAAGGTGCCGGGGTGAACTGCGACGCGCTCGATGGCGACGAGAACGGAGCTGCCGGGAGCGAAAACGCACCTGGTGTACCCCGCGGCGGCGAGCGTCAACCGAGCACGAGGGGAGGTGCCGATGCCTGA